A single genomic interval of Daucus carota subsp. sativus chromosome 1, DH1 v3.0, whole genome shotgun sequence harbors:
- the LOC108222642 gene encoding pentatricopeptide repeat-containing protein At2g13600 → MKLRRPATHTFVVRPQTLLQSFRNITNTNVVTDIQHRSLNIGHNDNFITPHLGQLLDKFTHSEDSRAGFSIHACLIKVGFSGLWNKLLNLYCKCGEFYVARKLFELMPERNVVSFNTMILACLRNGYVVEGLSLYSEMINGGEFKPDNITLAGVIGGGGVHLREILHAQAIRYGLSSNEFVASSLIDVYAKEKRLEDAVRVFNEIDVRDLVSWNIIINACVQNDANGCAWEIFYHMVQENVVYDGFTLTSIMKTCSEARDLELGMLVHCCAIKSGLAFETPISNALITMYSRCEAGMTSAKKIFNGLFAPNIISWTAMIAGFMQNENNKESVGFYRYMLRLDIRENSFTFASILPAYSNLASLEEGRSVHARIVKSGFEFDLSVNNALIDLYSKCGSLDEAHLVFRTMRYHDRISYTAIITGLGKNGEGGKALEFLNEMLTEGIKPDDITFLGCLYACSHGGYVNDGMHLFKDMVDIYKIKPKREHLSCVVDMLGRAGKLKEAEVFIGEMGIESDIFMWQSLLGACNLYGEIPLGEKSAQMIMELHPERHGTYVSLANIYAENELWEKKSVTRENLRSGSIKDVGCSRVSSQRL, encoded by the coding sequence ATGAAGCTTCGAAGACCTGCCACACACACGTTTGTCGTGCGGCCTCAAACTTTATTACAGAGCTTTAGGAACATTACAAACACAAATGTTGTTACTGATATACAACACCGAAGTTTAAATATTGGACACAATGACAATTTTATTACACCCCATTTGGGCCAGTTACTAGATAAGTTTACTCACTCTGAGGATTCAAGAGCTGGATTTTCCATCCATGCTTGTTTGATTAAGGTTGGGTTTTCAGGCCTGTGGAATAAACTTCTCAATTTGTATTGTAAATGTGGGGAGTTTTATGTTGCTAGGAAGCTGTTTGAGTTAATGCCTGAAAGAAATGTTGTTTCTTTCAATACTATGATTTTAGCTTGTTTGCGAAATGGGTATGTTGTTGAGGGTTTATCTCTTTATTCTGAGATGATCAACGGAGGGGAGTTTAAGCCGGATAATATTACTTTAGCCGGAGTGATTGGTGGAGGTGGGGTGCATTTGAGGGAGATATTACATGCTCAAGCGATTCGTTATGGTTTGAGTTCAAATGAATTTGTAGCAAGTTCTTTGATTGATGTGTATGCTAAAGAAAAAAGATTGGAAGATGCTGTTAGAGTGTTTAATGAGATTGATGTACGAGATTTAGTTTCGtggaatattataattaatgctTGTGTGCAGAATGATGCCAATGGTTGTGCTTGGGAGATTTTCTATCACATGGTACAGGAGAATGTTGTATATGATGGGTTTACTTTGACAAGCATTATGAAGACTTGTTCAGAAGCCAGGGATTTAGAACTTGGGATGTTGGTACACTGTTGTGCTATAAAGAGTGGCTTGGCTTTTGAAACACCAATTAGCAATGCCCTTATTACTATGTACAGCAGATGTGAAGCAGGAATGACATCTgccaagaaaatttttaatggaCTTTTTGCACCTAACATTATATCTTGGACTGCTATGATTGCTGGATTCATGCAAAATGAGAATAATAAAGAATCAGTTGGCTTCTACCGTTATATGCTCAGGTTAGACATAAGGGAGAATAGTTTCACCTTTGCTAGCATTCTTCCAGCATATAGTAATTTGGCAAGCCTCGAGGAAGGGAGGTCAGTTCATGCTAGGATTGTCAAATCTGGTTTTGAGTTTGACCTTTCAGTAAACAATGCTCTCATAGATTTGTACTCTAAATGCGGTAGTTTGGATGAGGCTCACTTGGTTTTCAGGACAATGAGGTATCATGACAGGATATCTTATACAGCAATTATTACTGGTCTTGGTAAGAATGGTGAAGGGGGAAAGGCTCTTGAATTTCTGAATGAAATGTTGACTGAAGGAATAAAGCCTGATGACATAACCTTTCTTGGATGTCTATATGCATGTAGCCATGGTGGTTACGTGAATGATGGGATGCATTTATTTAAAGATATGgtagatatttataaaatcaagcCGAAAAGGGAACATCTTTCTTGTGTTGTTGACATGTTAGGTCGTGCCGGTAAATTAAAGGAGGCTGAGGTATTTATTGGAGAGATGGGGATCGAATCAGATATTTTTATGTGGCAATCCTTGCTTGGTGCTTGTAATCTTTATGGAGAAATACCCCTAGGAGAGAAGTCTGCCCAAATGATAATGGAACTGCATCCAGAGAGGCATGGAACATACGTGTCTTTGGCCAATATATATGCTGAAAACGAACTTTGGGAAAAAAAGAGTGTTACGAGGGAAAACTTAAGGAGTGGTTCAATAAAGGATGTCGGATGCAGTCGAGTATCAAGTCAGAGATTGTAG
- the LOC108207352 gene encoding glycine-rich RNA-binding protein 2, mitochondrial — protein MAFFNKIGSLVSQTNLKTSVPSMFNTIRGMASSKLFVGGLSYQTSDDSLRDAFSSFGDVTEARVIFDRDTQRSRGFGFVSFADSESASSAKSAMDGQELEGRNIRVSEATERPPRENFGGGGGYRGGYGAGGGNDGF, from the exons ATGGCATTCTTCAATAAAATCGGGAGTCTTGTTAGCCAGACAAACTTGAAAACATCAGTTCCTTCAATGTTTAATACCATTCGAGGAATGGCGTCATCTAAGCTTTTTGTTGGAG GTCTTTCATATCAAACTAGTGATGATTCGTTAAGAGATGCATTTTCCAGCTTTGGAGATGTTACTGAGG CTAGAGTTATCTTTGACAGAGATACACAGAGGTCCAGGGGTTTTGGGTTTGTGAGCTTTGCTGATTCTGAATCTGCTAGCTCGGCAAAGTCAGCCATGGATGGTCAG GAACTAGAAGGGCGTAACATTCGTGTGAGCGAAGCAACTGAACGTCCTCCTCGTGAAAACTTTGGAGGTGGTGGTGGCTACCGTGGTGGATATGGTGCTGGTGGAGGAAATGATGGATTCTAG
- the LOC108204799 gene encoding histidinol dehydrogenase, chloroplastic gives MGSQLLPVSWSKCLSLPHPNSNFISSRPNFPIFRSVFPRRPIGCSMKSYKLSDLTQTEINNLSARPRIDFSSIFSTVQPIVDDVRCRGDEAVKDYTVRFDKVELDTVIETVKDLPDPELDPVVREAFDVAYNNIYAFHAAQKPVEKVVENMEGVRCKRVARSISSVGLYVPGGTAVLPSTALMLSVPAQIAGCKTIVLATPPTSDGNVCKEVLYCAKKAGVTHILKAGGSQAIAAMAWGTKSCPKVEKIYGPGNQYVTAAKMILQNSEAMVSIDMPAGPSEVLVIADKHANPVHIAADLLSQAEHGPDSQVVLVIAGDGLDISTVDAEIEKQCNNLPRGEFASKALSHSFTVFARNMVEAITFSNIYAPEHLIINVKDAEKWESFVENAGSVFLGQWTPESVGDYASGTNHVLPTYGYARMYGGVSLDSFLKYITVQSLTEEGLRKLGPYVAVMAEVEGLEAHKRAVTLRLQDIEVQQLSSRR, from the exons ATGGGTAGTCAGCTTCTTCCTGTTAGCTGGAGCAAGTGTTTGTCTTTACCTCACCCCAATTCCAATTTCATTTCATCACGCCCCAATTTTCCTATTTTCCGCTCAG TATTTCCTCGGAGACCTATTGGATGCTCAATGAAGTCGTATAAGCTGTCAGATCTTACCCAAACCGAGATTAATAATCTCAGTGCTCGTCCTCgcattgatttctcatccatttTTAGTACG GTCCAACCTATTGTTGACGATGTTCGCTGCAGAGGCGATGAAGCTGTGAAAGA TTATACAGTGCGGTTTGACAAAGTTGAATTGGATACAGTTATTGAAACTGTGAAAGATTTACCTGATCCGGAG cTTGATCCAGTTGTCCGGGAAGCATTTGATGTAGCATACAACAACATCTATGCTTTTCATGCTGCTCAAAAGCCGGTTGAGAAAGTCGTTGAGAATATGGAA GGTGTTAGATGCAAACGAGTAGCAAGGAGTATTTCTTCCGTTGGTCTCTATGTTCCCGGAGGAACTGCAGTATTACCTTCAACTGCTCTAATGTTATCCGTG CCTGCACAAATAGCTGGATGTAAAACTATTGTCCTTGCAACTCCTCCCACAAGCGATGGCAATGTCTGCAAG GAGGTACTTTATTGTGCCAAAAAAGCTGGCGTGACACACATACTTAAAGCTGGTGGATCACAG GCAATAGCTGCCATGGCTTGGGGGACTAAGTCTTGCCCTAAG GTTGAGAAGATATATGGACCTGGAAATCAGTATGTGACTGCAGCAAAAATGATTCTCCAG AACAGTGAGGCTATGGTTTCAATTGACATGCCTGCTGGACCGTCTGAAGTTCTTGTTATTGCTGATAAACATGCCAATCCTGTACACATTGCTGCGGATTTGCTTTCACAG GCCGAGCATGGTCCTGATAGCCAGGTTGTTTTGGTGATTGCTGGGGATGGTTTAGATATAAGCACTGTTGATGCGGAAATAGAGAAGCAGTGCAACAATCTTCCAAGGGGAGAATTTGCTTCAAAAGCACTGAGCCACAGCTTCACCGTGTTTGCTCGAAATATGGTTGAG GCAATTACTTTTTCAAACATTTATGCACCCGAGCATTTGATTATCAACGTGAAAGATGCAGAGAAGTGGGAGAGTTTTGTTGAGAATGCAG GTTCAGTATTTTTAGGGCAATGGACGCCTGAGAGTGTTGGAGACTATGCTAGTGGAACAAATCATGTCCTTCCGACTTATGGTTATGCAAGAATGTATGGTGGTGTGTCTCTGGACTCCTTTCTCAAGTACATAACTGTCCAGTCGTTGACTGAGGAAGGCCTTAGGAAGCTCGGGCCTTATGTGGCAGTCATGGCTGAGGTCGAGGGGCTAGAAGCTCACAAAAGAGCTGTAACCCTCAGATTGCAAGACATTGAAGTGCAGCAGCTTTCTTCAAGAAGATGA
- the LOC108204358 gene encoding pentatricopeptide repeat-containing protein At2g34400, with translation MLARGHCNLQANHIFVPMLIAKNITSLVPRHPSLKTRKPHFSSNTKQIWIDKLLTLITHCVSVTTLQQLHTQLLVSSIYKPNHLLSKIIDLKDFNYSSKLFSQIPHPNDYSFNVIIRGFTTTWKKYDLCLSFYYKMKSLGLLPNNFTYPFLFIACGNLLVVDHGRLGHSMVWKLGLVVDGHVRHSLITMYSKCGQVGCAREVFEEITDRDLVSWNSMISGYSKMGFARDAVSLFGRMRDEGFQPDEMSVVSVLVACGDLGDLSCGKLIEGFVTESEINLNSYVGSALINMYGKCGDLVSARSIFDRMKQKDVVIWNAMITGYAQNGMSNEVISLFKSMIEAGVSTDRITLIGLLSACATIGLLDVGNWVKAYASEIGLLSDVYISTALIDMYAKCGSVEQACTVFENMPQKNTASWNAMISAFAFHGKAQKALALFERMCKEDTAACPDDITFVGVLSACVHAGLVNEGRQFFDLMGSSFGLVPRVEHYSCMVDLLARAGLVYEAWDFIVKMPEKPDEITLGALLGACHKVGNADVGERVIQILLETEPSNSGNYVISSKIYANSKRWDDAAKMRLLMRERAVTKVPGYSCIEICTRIHEFYSGDSSHVDSEYIYQVLGMLYEEMKMES, from the exons ATGTTAGCGAGAGGACATTGCAATTTGCAAGCAAATCATATCTTTGTCCCCATGTTAATAGCCAAGAATATCACTTCACTTGTTCCCCGCCACCCCAGTTTAAAAACCAGAAAACCCCATTTCTCTTCCAACACAAAACAAATTTGGATTGATAAGCTTTTAACACTCATTACCCACTGTGTATCTGTAACAACATTACAGCAACTACATACACAATTACTTGTATCCTCCATTTATAAACCCAATCACTTACTCTCCAAGATTATTGATCTTAAAGATTTTAACTATTCTTCTAAGCTCTTCTCTCAAATCCCACATCCCAATGATTATTCTTTTAATGTTATTATCCGTGGTTTCACTACTACATGGAAAAAATATGATCTTTGTTTGTCATTTTATTACAAAATGAAGTCTTTGGGCTTGTTACCTAATAATTTTACTTACCCTTTTTTGTTTATTGCTTGTGGGAATCTTTTGGTTGTTGATCATGGTAGATTAGGACATTCTATGGTTTGGAAACTTGGGTTGGTTGTTGATGGTCATGTGAGGCATTCTTTGATTACTATGTATTCCAAATGTGGGCAAGTGGGTTGTGCTCGGGAGGTGTTTGAGGAGATTACTGACAGAGACTTGGTTTCGTGGAATTCGATGATTTCGGGGTATTCGAAGATGGGGTTTGCTCGGGATGCTGTGAGTTTGTTTGGGAGAATGAGGGATGAAGGGTTTCAACCTGATGAAATGAGTGTTGTTAGTGTTCTTGTAGCTTGCGGTGATCTGGGAGACTTGAGTTGCGGGAAGTTGATTGAGGGGTTTGTTACAGAAAGTgagattaatttgaattcataTGTTGGGTCTGCCTTGATTAACATGTATGGCAAGTGTGGGGATTTGGTTTCAGCCAGGAGTATCTTTGATAGGATGAAGCAGAAAGATGTGGTAATCTGGAATGCCATGATCACAGG ATATGCTCAAAATGGAATGTCTAATGAAGTGATTTCATTATTCAAAAGCATGATAGAGGCTGGGGTTTCCACTGATAGAATCACACTGATTGGACTTTTGTCTGCTTGTGCTACAATAGGCTTACTTGATGTTGGGAACTGGGTTAAAGCATATGCATCAGAAATCGGCTTACTGTCTGATGTATATATTTCTACGGCTCTAATTGACATGTATGCGAAGTGTGGAAGTGTGGAGCAAGCATGCACAGTGTTTGAAAATATGCCCCAGAAAAATACGGCATCTTGGAATGCTATGATTTCTGCATTTGCATTTCATGGCAAGGCTCAAAAGGCATTAGCACTATTTGAGCGCATGTGTAAAGAGGATACAGCTGCATGCCCAGATGATATCACATTTGTTGGTGTACTTTCTGCATGTGTGCATGCTGGACTGGTTAATGAAGGGCGTCAATTTTTTGACTTAATGGGGTCGTCTTTTGGTTTGGTACCCAGAGTTGAGCACTACTCATGCATGGTTGATCTTTTGGCACGTGCAGGATTAGTGTATGAAGCATGGGACTTTATTGTTAAGATGCCTGAAAAACCAGATGAAATCACATTAGGTGCATTGCTTGGGGCTTGTCATAAAGTTGGTAATGCGGATGTTGGTGAGCGTGTTATTCAGATTCTATTGGAGACAGAGCCATCGAATTCGGGAAACTACGTGATTTCCtcaaaaatatatgcaaatTCTAAGAGATGGGATGATGCAGCTAAGATGAGGCTGTTGATGAGAGAAAGAGCTGTCACAAAAGTACCAGGGTATAGTTGCATTGAGATTTGCACTCGAATTCATGAGTTCTACTCTGGTGACTCATCACACGTTGATTCGGAATATATTTACCAAGTGCTTGGCATGCTATACGAGGAGATGAAGATGGAAAGTTGA
- the LOC108222649 gene encoding uncharacterized protein LOC108222649, which yields MEETERCMNDKKKHLQSFDSPHNPKHAQELVKEIAFLDMQVLKIEKNLLSMYQQTYDNKALSFVPLDDDLSVASRRRRVGTDEDAANRGSRSSSSACGSQAQLCSSIRYRSHLSLSQNASYTTCDHRETIEPMHSFHSLPLSAQEVDEKASGVGLDHVRQTPNRLSEEMVKCITTIYCRLAEPPLLYYESPASPVSFSSSLSESPPQDRRNSSYNTWYGNSSHLEDSEELSGPYSAMVEIQGIDASRLTGVEQMLKRFRFVIQSLFLRKIHINHIGCMISGPILCTLYDNEAIRCLLEKICISVNSLVYRSLVSKLENVDPRKLKHEEKLAFWINVHNVLVMHVFLVHGIPQNNLKRNSLVVEAAYNVGGHTITVDMIQSSILGCQMPRPRQWFQSLLFRKSKFKHGELGKLYAVGCPQPLVKFALTSGSYSDPVVRVYTPKRLMQELEMAKQEYLRTSCKIENGRKIFIPKIVESYAKELGLSSAALFQMIEHSTSYCVLQNCIHQPQQENKLSQNIEWIPHNFNFRYLFAPQLAKMI from the exons ATGGAAGAAACAGAGAGATGTATGAATGACAAGAAGAAGCATCTACAGAGCTTTGATTCTCCTCACAATCCTAAG CATGCACAAGAACTGGTGAAGGAAATTGCTTTTCTGGACATGCAAGTTCTGAAAATAGAGAAAAATCTTCTTTCAATGTACCAGCAAACCTATGACAACAAGGCATTGTCCTTTGTTCCACTGGATGATGACTTGTCTGTTGCTTCACGACGTCGTCGAGTTGGAACAGATGAGGATGCTGCCAACAGAGGTAGTAGGAGTAGTAGTAGTGCCTGTGGATCACAGGCACAGTTGTGTTCGAGTATTCGGTATCGTAGCCACTTGTCATTGTCTCAGAATGCATCTTATACAACTTGTGATCATAGAGAAACTATTGAACCTATGCACTCTTTCCACTCCTTGCCTTTGTCAGCACAAGAG GTTGATGAGAAGGCGTCTGGTGTTGGCCTTGACCATGTTAGGCAAACACCCAACAGGCTTTCTGAGGAAATGGTCAAGTGCATTACAACTATATATTGCAGACTTGCTGAGCCCCCTTTGCTTTATTATGAATCACCCGCTTCTCCTGTTTCATTCTCCTCATCACTGAGTGAGTCTCCTCCACAAGACAGGAGAAACTCTTCGTACAACACATGGTATGGCAACTCCTCCCATCTTGAAGATTCAGAAGAATTAAGTGGTCCATACTCAGCAATGGTTGAAATTCAAGGGATTGATGCTTCAAGATTGACAGGTGTTGAACAAATGCTGAAAAGATTTAGGTTTGTGATTCAGTCCTTGTTCTTAcgcaaaatacatataaatcacATC GGTTGCATGATATCAGGTCCTATCCTCTGCACACTATACGACAATGAGGCCATCCGTTGTTTACTTGAAAAGATCTGTATTTCTGTTAATTCGCTTGTCTACAGGTCCCTAGTCTCTAAGTTGGAGAACGTTGATCCAAGAAAGCTGAAACACGAGGAGAAGCTAGCTTTCTGGATTAATGTACACAATGTACTAGTAATGCAT GTCTTTTTGGTGCACGGGATTCCACAAAATAATCTCAAGAGAAACTCCTTAGTTGTCGAG GCTGCTTATAACGTTGGAGGCCACACTATAACGGTTGACATGATACAAAGTTCAATACTAGGATGCCAAATGCCCCGCCCTCGTCAA TGGTTCCAGTCATTGTTGTTTCGCAAGTCAAAATTCAAGCACGGAGAACTTGGAAAACTGTATGCAGTAGGGTGCCCTCAACCTCTGGTAAAGTTTGCTTTAACTTCAGGAAGCTACTCTGATCCAGTG gttcGGGTATACACACCGAAGAGGCTGATGCAAGAACTTGAGATGGCGAAACAGGAGTATCTGCGGACTAGTTGCAAGATAGAAAATGGGAGAAAGATTTTTATACCAAAGATTGTGGAATCTTATGCAAAAGAGTTGGGATTAAGTTCAGCAGCCTTATTTCAGATGATTGAGCATTCAACATCCTACTGTGTTCTGCAGAATTGCATTCATCAGCCTCAACAAGAAAATAAGCTGTCCCAGAATATTGAATGGATCCCACATAACTTCAATTTCCGGTATTTATTTGCACCACAATTAGCCAAGATGATATAA